A part of Desulfotomaculum sp. genomic DNA contains:
- a CDS encoding pyruvate synthase subunit beta, which translates to MESLNVYSSRLVTKKEYFVPGHRACQGCAEALSVRMVAKALGNNVIVASATGCMEIISTPLPFTNWRVPWIHVAFENAAAVLSGAESGVKALARKGKLVDKGTVFLGMGGDGATSDIGLQSLSGAFERGHDFLYVCYDNEAYMNTGIQRSSATPFGASTTTSPAGKVKAGQMTWKKNMPEIAVAHNIPYVATACASYPFDLLRKVEKAAQKKGPAYVHILSVCPTGWRIPPDKAIWIGRLAVESGVFPLYEVEDGKYRITHDVPELKPVIDYLKPQGRFRHLTPDLISQIQERVTADYNKLKMKAQL; encoded by the coding sequence ATGGAATCGCTTAATGTATATTCATCCCGATTGGTAACCAAAAAAGAATACTTCGTTCCCGGTCACCGGGCCTGTCAGGGCTGCGCCGAGGCTTTATCCGTCAGGATGGTTGCCAAGGCTCTGGGCAACAACGTGATCGTAGCCAGCGCCACCGGGTGTATGGAAATAATCTCCACGCCCCTGCCGTTTACCAACTGGAGGGTCCCCTGGATCCACGTGGCTTTTGAAAATGCAGCCGCAGTACTTTCAGGCGCCGAATCAGGAGTTAAAGCTTTAGCCAGAAAAGGCAAGCTCGTTGATAAGGGTACTGTATTTCTCGGAATGGGCGGCGACGGAGCAACCAGTGACATAGGCCTTCAATCCCTGTCCGGGGCTTTTGAAAGAGGACATGACTTTTTATATGTGTGTTATGACAACGAAGCTTATATGAATACAGGCATTCAAAGGTCTTCGGCAACTCCCTTCGGCGCTTCCACCACAACCTCGCCTGCCGGAAAAGTAAAGGCGGGACAGATGACCTGGAAGAAAAACATGCCGGAAATAGCGGTTGCCCATAATATACCTTATGTGGCCACAGCCTGCGCCAGCTACCCGTTTGACCTTCTTCGCAAGGTTGAAAAAGCGGCTCAGAAAAAGGGTCCGGCTTATGTGCATATTCTCTCCGTCTGCCCGACGGGCTGGAGAATACCTCCTGACAAGGCCATTTGGATCGGACGGCTGGCCGTGGAAAGCGGGGTCTTCCCCCTGTACGAAGTGGAAGACGGCAAGTACCGGATAACGCATGACGTGCCTGAATTAAAACCCGTCATCGACTACCTGAAGCCACAGGGGAGGTTCCGCCACCTGACTCCTGATTTAATCTCGCAGATCCAGGAAAGGGTAACAGCGGACTATAACAAGCT